In a genomic window of Labeo rohita strain BAU-BD-2019 chromosome 20, IGBB_LRoh.1.0, whole genome shotgun sequence:
- the LOC127183158 gene encoding uncharacterized protein LOC127183158 produces the protein MSGQDTGHILKYCVGIVIAVLLTHGCVVETLDFPETSIDLELSYIDGQLHHRIPRSTGLELLEFIVVVEVNASQAVVIEQIRASLASIAFPLQLDNSTEVTAANITTVCQTNVTDYQCVCEDGYAWSYNNCQIYKACGQIGFGSCGCINGIPSDGEMCVLESELPFTDFLFEIELESSSIAVINEMRQYLQNITFPLQFSEVVEVLDVDITTVCNFSDSGYKCICEDQYFWPCDKCKEYGSCDSIINNTCSCINNIPSDRQFCQAVSEITNNTACGQPTSVSAEYLTEIQIDVENAATIDQLRTFLMSFNLPYTVSDSTNITEINMTTVCSLNQTQYQCKCEDQFVWPNDTCHSYEACDDITDSSCTCINDLPNDGQFCQLKEA, from the exons ATGTCTGGTCAAG ATACAGGACACATTTTAAAGTACTGTGTAGGAATCGTGATAGCTGTCCTTCTGACTCATGGATGTGTTGTGGAAACACTTGATTTTCCAGAAACAAGTATAGATTTAGAG TTAAGCTACATAGATGGGCAACTACATCACAGAATACCAAGAAGCACAG GATTAGAGCTGTTGGAGTTCATTGTGGTTGTTGAGGTGAATGCGTCGCAAGCTGTGGTAATTGAACAGATCAGAGCGTCGTTGGCCTCCATCGCGTTTCCTCTTCAACTGGACAACAGCACTGAAGTTACTGCTGCAAACATTACAACAG TGTGCCAAACAAATGTGACCGACTACCAGTGTGTATGTGAAGATGGCTATGCATGGTCATACAACAACTGCCAGATATATAAGGCCTGTGGCCAGATCGGTTTTGGCTCATGTGGATGTATCAATGGTATTCCCAGTGATGGAGAGATGTGTGTGCTGGAGAGTG AACTGCCCTTTACAGACTTCTTGTTTGAAATTGAGCTGGAATCATCAAGCATCGCTGTGATCAATGAGATGAGGCAATATCTGCAGAACATCACCTTTCCACTTCAGTTTAGTGAGGTGGTTGAAGTATTAGATGTGGACATCACAACAG TGTGCAATTTTAGTGACAGTGGATACAAGTGCATATGTGAGGACCAATACTTCTGGCCGTGTGATAAATGCAAAGAATATGGGAGCTGTGACAGCATTATTAACAACACGTGCAGCTGCATCAATAATATTCCAAGTGACAGACAGTTCTGTCAAGCAGTCAGCGAGATAACAA ATAACACGGCATGCGGGCAACCAACATCAG TTTCTGCTGAATATCTAACTGAAATTCAGATAGATGTAGAGAATGCTGCCACCATTGATCAGCTGAGGACCTTTCTGATGTCTTTCAATTTGCCCTACACAGTCAGTGACAGCACTAACATTACAGAAATCAACATGACTACTG TGTGTTCTTTGAACCAAACACAGTATCAGTGTAAATGTGAGGATCAGTTTGTTTGGCCGAATGACACGTGTCACTCATACGAGGCCTGTGATGACATCACTGATAGTTCATGTACATGCATCAATGACCTTCCAAACGACGGACAGTTCTGCCAGTTAAAAGAAG cttga